A genomic window from Gossypium hirsutum isolate 1008001.06 chromosome D10, Gossypium_hirsutum_v2.1, whole genome shotgun sequence includes:
- the LOC107914689 gene encoding clathrin interactor EPSIN 3 isoform X5, with the protein MKKALGQTVRDLKRGVNKKVLKVPGIEQKVLDATSNEPWGPHGSLLADIAMATRNYHEYQIIMAVIWKRICDTGKNWRHVYKGLTVLEHLVAHGSERVIDDIREHAYQISSLSDFQYIDSSGRDQGSNIRKKSQSLVVLVNDKERIIEVRQKAAANKDKFRSTSTGGMNRAGLGGQGDRYDYDYQYGYRDDDRYGRYTDSNSRDGDRYSRDNEDRYGRDGYRDDDYKGRSTSVDGDQYGTRSRSSDRDRAFDDDGDSSRGSNARADDYSQDGSFYRRHEQKFSEQNNGAPPSYEAVNESHSPVHSERDGETSVAAAPRSSSPPASNNPNLATSDFAASAGAPVSTPAPAPPTASTSSEIDLLGALSDSWAVVPTLSETPAAEADAHAKGSIPSFAANPSASNSGNQGFDDPFGDGPFKAFPSGDAASAQQQISTPATTFQATMSQIMEASQPPSVKSEIVTGFDFGESFSASAYSTLNASNSQPPSGNSLFLPQDLSDPNQEDDILAEILPPSGPANDVASHTVFSAPSSQSSLPVATYGQHAQSGANMYQPAQPSANPYGQLAQPSANPYGQNGQPSANPYGQPAQPSANPYGQNGQPSANPYGQPAQPSANPYGQNGHSSANPYGQPVQPSANPYSQNGQPSANPYGLPAQPSANPYGQSSANPYGQPTQPNAIPYGQSAQPNANPYGQPAQPNANPYSQPVQVHANPYGQPAQPNANPYSQPTQPNANPYSQPTQPNANPYGQPVQPSANPYAQPTQSVSAAPQIPGSAAQSSNGSLMIGSNGPLCSQMAAQPPSPAAPATQFNTGSFISQQGSAVPVESQSAPQTTNDSGAHNNSDVLGGFFSQPGSNTSVAPQTATPSSIGALAIVPQPSKDKFEPKSAVWADTLSRGLVNLNISGPKTNPLSDIGVDFDAINRKEKRLEKPAPTAVTSTVTMGKAMGSGSGIGRAGASVLRAPANPMVGSGMGMGMGGGPVGGVGMRGYGGMNQQPMGMGMGMNMGMNPGMGMNNMGMNPGMGMSNMGMNPGMGMSNMGMNPGMGMSSMGMNQGMGMNMGMNPGMGMNNMGMNRGMEMNNIGMSAGMGMNMGMGQATHMQSQSGMPGGYNPMMGSSAYSQQPHGGDGGYR; encoded by the exons ATGAAGAAGGCCTTGGGCCAAACTGTTAGAGACCT TAAGAGAGGAGTTAATAAGAAAGTTCTTAAAGTTCCTGGAATAGAGCAGAAG GTTCTTGATGCCACCAGCAATGAGCCCTGGGGTCCTCATGGGTCACTTCTTGCAGATATTGCAATGGCTACTAGAAACTA TCATGAATACCAGATAATCATGGCAGTAATCTGGAAACGTATATGTGACACTGGAAAGAATTGGCGTCATGTCTACAAG GGTCTGACTGTTTTGGAGCACCTTGTTGCCCATGGATCAGAGCGTGTCATAGATGACATAAGAGAACACGCATATCAAATATCA AGTTTGTCCGACTTTCAGTACATTGATTCCAGTGGAAGGGACCAGGGTAGCAATATTCGAAAAAAATCTCAGAGCCTTGTGGTTCTTGTAAATGATAAAGAAAGGATAATTGAAGTAAGACAGAAGGCTGCAGCCAACAAGGACAA GTTTCGGAGCACATCAACAGGTGGAATGAATAGGGCAGGTTTGGGGGGACAGGGGGACAGATATGATTATGATTATCAATATGGTTATAGAGATGATGATCGGTATGGTAGATATACAGATTCAAACAGTCGTGATGGAGATCGCTACAGCCGAGATAATGAAGATCGCTATGGCAGGGATGGTTACAGGGATGATGACTACAAAGGTAGAAGTACAAGTGTTGATGGTGATCAATATGGCACCAGAAGTAGGAGCTCTGATAGAGACCGTGCttttgatgatgatggtgattcaTCACG GGGCAGCAATGCTAGAGCTGATGATTATTCTCAGGATGGAAG ttTCTATAGGCGGCATGAGCAGAAGTTCTCTGAACAAAATAATGGTGCTCCTCCTAGTTATGAAGCAGTAAATGAATCTCATAGTCCTGTCCATAGTGAAAG GGATGGAGAAACTTCAGTAGCAGCTGCTCCCAGGTCATCTTCTCCTCCTGCTAGCAATAATCCTAACCTAGCAACGTCTGATTTTG CTGCCTCTGCCGGTGCTCCTGTTTCTACACCTGCCCCTGCTCCTCCCACTGCTTCAACCAGTTCTGAAATAGACTTACTCGGTGCACTGTCAGATTCATGGGCGGTTGTGCCAACTCTATCTGAAACCCCTGCTGCTGAGGCTGATGCCCATGCTAAAGGTTCTATACCCTCCTTTGCTGCTAATCCATCAGCATCTAACTCCGGAAATCAG GGTTTTGATGATCCATTTGGTGATGGTCCATTTAAAGCTTTCCCTTCAGGGGATGCTGCCTCAGCTCAGCAACAAATATCGACTCCCGCGACTACTTTCCAGGCTACAATGAGCCAAATTATGGAAGCATCTCAGCCACCTTCTGTAAAATCTGAGATTGTCACAGGCTTTGACTTCGGGGAATCATTCTCTGCCAGTGCTTACTCCACTCTCAATGCCTCAAACAGTCAACCTCCCTCAGGAAATTCACTGTTTTTGCCTCAAGATTTGTCGGATCCAAATCAGGAAGATGATATATTGGCAGAAATCCTTCCACCCTCTGGACCTGCAAATGATGTAGCTTCACATACAGTCTTTTCAGCACCATCCAGCCAATCATCACTACCTGTAGCTACTTATGGCCAGCATGCACAATCAGGTGCTAATATGTACCAACCCGCGCAGCCAAGTGCGAATCCATATGGCCAGCTTGCTCAGCCCAGTGCTAATCCATATGGCCAAAATGGGCAACCAAGTGCTAATCCCTATGGCCAGCCTGCGCAGCCCAGTGCTAATCCATATGGCCAAAATGGGCAACCAAGTGCTAATCCCTATGGCCAGCCTGCGCAGCCCAGTGCTAACCCATATGGCCAAAATGGGCACTCAAGTGCTAATCCCTATGGCCAGCCTGTGCAGCCCAGTGCTAACCCATACAGCCAAAACGGGCAGCCAAGTGCTAATCCCTATGGCCTGCCTGCGCAACCCAGTGCAAACCCATATGGCCAGTCAAGTGCTAATCCCTATGGCCAGCCAACACAACCAAATGCTATTCCTTATGGTCAATCTGCACAACCAAATGCTAATCCGTATGGTCAACCTGCACAACCAAATGCTAATCCATACAGCCAACCTGTACAGGTACATGCTAATCCATATGGCCAACCTGCTCAGCCGAATGCTAATCCATACAGCCAGCCTACACAGCCGAATGCTAATCCATACAGCCAGCCTACACAGCCGAATGCTAATCCATACGGCCAACCTGTACAGCCAAGTGCTAATCCATATGCCCAACCCACACAGTCTGTATCTGCAGCCCCTCAAATTCCAGGATCTGCTGCTCAGAGCAGCAATGGGAGCTTAATGATAGGTTCTAATGGTCCTCTCTGTTCACAAATGGCTGCTCAACCTCCAAGTCCTGCTGCACCAGCTACTCAGTTTAACACTGGAAGCTTTATTTCACAGCAGGGTTCTGCTGTGCCAGTTGAGTCGCAGAGTGCTCCTCAAACCACAAACGATTCAGGTGCACATAATAACAGTGATGTCCTGGGAGGCTTTTTTTCACAACCAGGATCGAACACTTCAGTGGCGCCACAGACTGCTACTCCCTCATCAATAGGAGCACTTGCTATAGTTCCGCAACCCTCGAAGGATAAATTTGAGCCCAAGTCAGCAGTTTGGGCTGATACATTGAGCAGAGGACTGGTCAATTTGAATATATCTGGAC CTAAAACAAACCCACTGTCTGATATTGGAGTTGACTTTGATGCTATTAATCGGAAGGAAAAGAGGTTGGAAAAGCCTGCCCCAACTGCAGTAACGTCTACTGTCACAATGGGTAAAGCTATGGGATCTGGTTCTGGAATTGGCCGTGCTGGTGCTAGTGTTCTCAGAGCTCCAGCAAATCCTATGGTGGGTTCCGGCATGGGTATGGGAATGGGTGGTGGTCCTGTTGGAGGTGTTGGCATGAGAGGCTACGGTGGTATGAATCAACAACCTATGGGCATGGGAATGGGGATGAACATGGGTATGAACCCAGGCATGGGGATGAACAACATGGGCATGAATCCAGGCATGGGGATGAGCAATATGGGCATGAATCCAGGCATGGGGATGAGCAATATGGGCATGAATCCAGGCATGGGGATGAGCAGTATGGGCATGAATCAAGGCATGGGGATGAACATGGGCATGAATCCAGGCATGGGGATGAACAACATGGGCATGAATCGAGGCATGGAGATGAACAATATAGGCATGAGCGCAGGCATGGGGATGAACATGGGAATGGGGCAGGCAACCCACATGCAATCACAAAGTGGGATGCCTGGCGGTTACAACCCTATGATGGGTTCCAGTGCCTACTCTCAACAGCCACATGGTGGTGATGGTGGTTACCGGTGA
- the LOC107914689 gene encoding clathrin interactor EPSIN 3 isoform X2, translated as MKKALGQTVRDLKRGVNKKVLKVPGIEQKVLDATSNEPWGPHGSLLADIAMATRNYHEYQIIMAVIWKRICDTGKNWRHVYKGLTVLEHLVAHGSERVIDDIREHAYQISSLSDFQYIDSSGRDQGSNIRKKSQSLVVLVNDKERIIEVRQKAAANKDKFRSTSTGGMNRAGLGGQGDRYDYDYQYGYRDDDRYGRYTDSNSRDGDRYSRDNEDRYGRDGYRDDDYKGRSTSVDGDQYGTRSRSSDRDRAFDDDGDSSRGSNARADDYSQDGRRHEQKFSEQNNGAPPSYEAVNESHSPVHSERDGETSVAAAPRSSSPPASNNPNLATSDFGTIFVIYTPLFVCSSGVSLIMVVLCSSNKNLVDVVTFCLNNHHAKSASAGAPVSTPAPAPPTASTSSEIDLLGALSDSWAVVPTLSETPAAEADAHAKGSIPSFAANPSASNSGNQGFDDPFGDGPFKAFPSGDAASAQQQISTPATTFQATMSQIMEASQPPSVKSEIVTGFDFGESFSASAYSTLNASNSQPPSGNSLFLPQDLSDPNQEDDILAEILPPSGPANDVASHTVFSAPSSQSSLPVATYGQHAQSGANMYQPAQPSANPYGQLAQPSANPYGQNGQPSANPYGQPAQPSANPYGQNGQPSANPYGQPAQPSANPYGQNGHSSANPYGQPVQPSANPYSQNGQPSANPYGLPAQPSANPYGQSSANPYGQPTQPNAIPYGQSAQPNANPYGQPAQPNANPYSQPVQVHANPYGQPAQPNANPYSQPTQPNANPYSQPTQPNANPYGQPVQPSANPYAQPTQSVSAAPQIPGSAAQSSNGSLMIGSNGPLCSQMAAQPPSPAAPATQFNTGSFISQQGSAVPVESQSAPQTTNDSGAHNNSDVLGGFFSQPGSNTSVAPQTATPSSIGALAIVPQPSKDKFEPKSAVWADTLSRGLVNLNISGPKTNPLSDIGVDFDAINRKEKRLEKPAPTAVTSTVTMGKAMGSGSGIGRAGASVLRAPANPMVGSGMGMGMGGGPVGGVGMRGYGGMNQQPMGMGMGMNMGMNPGMGMNNMGMNPGMGMSNMGMNPGMGMSNMGMNPGMGMSSMGMNQGMGMNMGMNPGMGMNNMGMNRGMEMNNIGMSAGMGMNMGMGQATHMQSQSGMPGGYNPMMGSSAYSQQPHGGDGGYR; from the exons ATGAAGAAGGCCTTGGGCCAAACTGTTAGAGACCT TAAGAGAGGAGTTAATAAGAAAGTTCTTAAAGTTCCTGGAATAGAGCAGAAG GTTCTTGATGCCACCAGCAATGAGCCCTGGGGTCCTCATGGGTCACTTCTTGCAGATATTGCAATGGCTACTAGAAACTA TCATGAATACCAGATAATCATGGCAGTAATCTGGAAACGTATATGTGACACTGGAAAGAATTGGCGTCATGTCTACAAG GGTCTGACTGTTTTGGAGCACCTTGTTGCCCATGGATCAGAGCGTGTCATAGATGACATAAGAGAACACGCATATCAAATATCA AGTTTGTCCGACTTTCAGTACATTGATTCCAGTGGAAGGGACCAGGGTAGCAATATTCGAAAAAAATCTCAGAGCCTTGTGGTTCTTGTAAATGATAAAGAAAGGATAATTGAAGTAAGACAGAAGGCTGCAGCCAACAAGGACAA GTTTCGGAGCACATCAACAGGTGGAATGAATAGGGCAGGTTTGGGGGGACAGGGGGACAGATATGATTATGATTATCAATATGGTTATAGAGATGATGATCGGTATGGTAGATATACAGATTCAAACAGTCGTGATGGAGATCGCTACAGCCGAGATAATGAAGATCGCTATGGCAGGGATGGTTACAGGGATGATGACTACAAAGGTAGAAGTACAAGTGTTGATGGTGATCAATATGGCACCAGAAGTAGGAGCTCTGATAGAGACCGTGCttttgatgatgatggtgattcaTCACG GGGCAGCAATGCTAGAGCTGATGATTATTCTCAGGATGGAAG GCGGCATGAGCAGAAGTTCTCTGAACAAAATAATGGTGCTCCTCCTAGTTATGAAGCAGTAAATGAATCTCATAGTCCTGTCCATAGTGAAAG GGATGGAGAAACTTCAGTAGCAGCTGCTCCCAGGTCATCTTCTCCTCCTGCTAGCAATAATCCTAACCTAGCAACGTCTGATTTTG GTACTATATTTGTAATATATACACCATTGTTTGTATGTTCCAGTGGTGTTTCCTTGATCATGGTTGTTTTATGCTCATCCAATAAGAACTTAGTTGATGTGGTGACGTTTTGCTTGAACAATCACCATGCAAAAT CTGCCTCTGCCGGTGCTCCTGTTTCTACACCTGCCCCTGCTCCTCCCACTGCTTCAACCAGTTCTGAAATAGACTTACTCGGTGCACTGTCAGATTCATGGGCGGTTGTGCCAACTCTATCTGAAACCCCTGCTGCTGAGGCTGATGCCCATGCTAAAGGTTCTATACCCTCCTTTGCTGCTAATCCATCAGCATCTAACTCCGGAAATCAG GGTTTTGATGATCCATTTGGTGATGGTCCATTTAAAGCTTTCCCTTCAGGGGATGCTGCCTCAGCTCAGCAACAAATATCGACTCCCGCGACTACTTTCCAGGCTACAATGAGCCAAATTATGGAAGCATCTCAGCCACCTTCTGTAAAATCTGAGATTGTCACAGGCTTTGACTTCGGGGAATCATTCTCTGCCAGTGCTTACTCCACTCTCAATGCCTCAAACAGTCAACCTCCCTCAGGAAATTCACTGTTTTTGCCTCAAGATTTGTCGGATCCAAATCAGGAAGATGATATATTGGCAGAAATCCTTCCACCCTCTGGACCTGCAAATGATGTAGCTTCACATACAGTCTTTTCAGCACCATCCAGCCAATCATCACTACCTGTAGCTACTTATGGCCAGCATGCACAATCAGGTGCTAATATGTACCAACCCGCGCAGCCAAGTGCGAATCCATATGGCCAGCTTGCTCAGCCCAGTGCTAATCCATATGGCCAAAATGGGCAACCAAGTGCTAATCCCTATGGCCAGCCTGCGCAGCCCAGTGCTAATCCATATGGCCAAAATGGGCAACCAAGTGCTAATCCCTATGGCCAGCCTGCGCAGCCCAGTGCTAACCCATATGGCCAAAATGGGCACTCAAGTGCTAATCCCTATGGCCAGCCTGTGCAGCCCAGTGCTAACCCATACAGCCAAAACGGGCAGCCAAGTGCTAATCCCTATGGCCTGCCTGCGCAACCCAGTGCAAACCCATATGGCCAGTCAAGTGCTAATCCCTATGGCCAGCCAACACAACCAAATGCTATTCCTTATGGTCAATCTGCACAACCAAATGCTAATCCGTATGGTCAACCTGCACAACCAAATGCTAATCCATACAGCCAACCTGTACAGGTACATGCTAATCCATATGGCCAACCTGCTCAGCCGAATGCTAATCCATACAGCCAGCCTACACAGCCGAATGCTAATCCATACAGCCAGCCTACACAGCCGAATGCTAATCCATACGGCCAACCTGTACAGCCAAGTGCTAATCCATATGCCCAACCCACACAGTCTGTATCTGCAGCCCCTCAAATTCCAGGATCTGCTGCTCAGAGCAGCAATGGGAGCTTAATGATAGGTTCTAATGGTCCTCTCTGTTCACAAATGGCTGCTCAACCTCCAAGTCCTGCTGCACCAGCTACTCAGTTTAACACTGGAAGCTTTATTTCACAGCAGGGTTCTGCTGTGCCAGTTGAGTCGCAGAGTGCTCCTCAAACCACAAACGATTCAGGTGCACATAATAACAGTGATGTCCTGGGAGGCTTTTTTTCACAACCAGGATCGAACACTTCAGTGGCGCCACAGACTGCTACTCCCTCATCAATAGGAGCACTTGCTATAGTTCCGCAACCCTCGAAGGATAAATTTGAGCCCAAGTCAGCAGTTTGGGCTGATACATTGAGCAGAGGACTGGTCAATTTGAATATATCTGGAC CTAAAACAAACCCACTGTCTGATATTGGAGTTGACTTTGATGCTATTAATCGGAAGGAAAAGAGGTTGGAAAAGCCTGCCCCAACTGCAGTAACGTCTACTGTCACAATGGGTAAAGCTATGGGATCTGGTTCTGGAATTGGCCGTGCTGGTGCTAGTGTTCTCAGAGCTCCAGCAAATCCTATGGTGGGTTCCGGCATGGGTATGGGAATGGGTGGTGGTCCTGTTGGAGGTGTTGGCATGAGAGGCTACGGTGGTATGAATCAACAACCTATGGGCATGGGAATGGGGATGAACATGGGTATGAACCCAGGCATGGGGATGAACAACATGGGCATGAATCCAGGCATGGGGATGAGCAATATGGGCATGAATCCAGGCATGGGGATGAGCAATATGGGCATGAATCCAGGCATGGGGATGAGCAGTATGGGCATGAATCAAGGCATGGGGATGAACATGGGCATGAATCCAGGCATGGGGATGAACAACATGGGCATGAATCGAGGCATGGAGATGAACAATATAGGCATGAGCGCAGGCATGGGGATGAACATGGGAATGGGGCAGGCAACCCACATGCAATCACAAAGTGGGATGCCTGGCGGTTACAACCCTATGATGGGTTCCAGTGCCTACTCTCAACAGCCACATGGTGGTGATGGTGGTTACCGGTGA
- the LOC107914689 gene encoding clathrin interactor EPSIN 3 isoform X6 produces the protein MKKALGQTVRDLKRGVNKKVLKVPGIEQKVLDATSNEPWGPHGSLLADIAMATRNYHEYQIIMAVIWKRICDTGKNWRHVYKGLTVLEHLVAHGSERVIDDIREHAYQISSLSDFQYIDSSGRDQGSNIRKKSQSLVVLVNDKERIIEVRQKAAANKDKFRSTSTGGMNRAGLGGQGDRYDYDYQYGYRDDDRYGRYTDSNSRDGDRYSRDNEDRYGRDGYRDDDYKGRSTSVDGDQYGTRSRSSDRDRAFDDDGDSSRGSNARADDYSQDGRRHEQKFSEQNNGAPPSYEAVNESHSPVHSERDGETSVAAAPRSSSPPASNNPNLATSDFAASAGAPVSTPAPAPPTASTSSEIDLLGALSDSWAVVPTLSETPAAEADAHAKGSIPSFAANPSASNSGNQGFDDPFGDGPFKAFPSGDAASAQQQISTPATTFQATMSQIMEASQPPSVKSEIVTGFDFGESFSASAYSTLNASNSQPPSGNSLFLPQDLSDPNQEDDILAEILPPSGPANDVASHTVFSAPSSQSSLPVATYGQHAQSGANMYQPAQPSANPYGQLAQPSANPYGQNGQPSANPYGQPAQPSANPYGQNGQPSANPYGQPAQPSANPYGQNGHSSANPYGQPVQPSANPYSQNGQPSANPYGLPAQPSANPYGQSSANPYGQPTQPNAIPYGQSAQPNANPYGQPAQPNANPYSQPVQVHANPYGQPAQPNANPYSQPTQPNANPYSQPTQPNANPYGQPVQPSANPYAQPTQSVSAAPQIPGSAAQSSNGSLMIGSNGPLCSQMAAQPPSPAAPATQFNTGSFISQQGSAVPVESQSAPQTTNDSGAHNNSDVLGGFFSQPGSNTSVAPQTATPSSIGALAIVPQPSKDKFEPKSAVWADTLSRGLVNLNISGPKTNPLSDIGVDFDAINRKEKRLEKPAPTAVTSTVTMGKAMGSGSGIGRAGASVLRAPANPMVGSGMGMGMGGGPVGGVGMRGYGGMNQQPMGMGMGMNMGMNPGMGMNNMGMNPGMGMSNMGMNPGMGMSNMGMNPGMGMSSMGMNQGMGMNMGMNPGMGMNNMGMNRGMEMNNIGMSAGMGMNMGMGQATHMQSQSGMPGGYNPMMGSSAYSQQPHGGDGGYR, from the exons ATGAAGAAGGCCTTGGGCCAAACTGTTAGAGACCT TAAGAGAGGAGTTAATAAGAAAGTTCTTAAAGTTCCTGGAATAGAGCAGAAG GTTCTTGATGCCACCAGCAATGAGCCCTGGGGTCCTCATGGGTCACTTCTTGCAGATATTGCAATGGCTACTAGAAACTA TCATGAATACCAGATAATCATGGCAGTAATCTGGAAACGTATATGTGACACTGGAAAGAATTGGCGTCATGTCTACAAG GGTCTGACTGTTTTGGAGCACCTTGTTGCCCATGGATCAGAGCGTGTCATAGATGACATAAGAGAACACGCATATCAAATATCA AGTTTGTCCGACTTTCAGTACATTGATTCCAGTGGAAGGGACCAGGGTAGCAATATTCGAAAAAAATCTCAGAGCCTTGTGGTTCTTGTAAATGATAAAGAAAGGATAATTGAAGTAAGACAGAAGGCTGCAGCCAACAAGGACAA GTTTCGGAGCACATCAACAGGTGGAATGAATAGGGCAGGTTTGGGGGGACAGGGGGACAGATATGATTATGATTATCAATATGGTTATAGAGATGATGATCGGTATGGTAGATATACAGATTCAAACAGTCGTGATGGAGATCGCTACAGCCGAGATAATGAAGATCGCTATGGCAGGGATGGTTACAGGGATGATGACTACAAAGGTAGAAGTACAAGTGTTGATGGTGATCAATATGGCACCAGAAGTAGGAGCTCTGATAGAGACCGTGCttttgatgatgatggtgattcaTCACG GGGCAGCAATGCTAGAGCTGATGATTATTCTCAGGATGGAAG GCGGCATGAGCAGAAGTTCTCTGAACAAAATAATGGTGCTCCTCCTAGTTATGAAGCAGTAAATGAATCTCATAGTCCTGTCCATAGTGAAAG GGATGGAGAAACTTCAGTAGCAGCTGCTCCCAGGTCATCTTCTCCTCCTGCTAGCAATAATCCTAACCTAGCAACGTCTGATTTTG CTGCCTCTGCCGGTGCTCCTGTTTCTACACCTGCCCCTGCTCCTCCCACTGCTTCAACCAGTTCTGAAATAGACTTACTCGGTGCACTGTCAGATTCATGGGCGGTTGTGCCAACTCTATCTGAAACCCCTGCTGCTGAGGCTGATGCCCATGCTAAAGGTTCTATACCCTCCTTTGCTGCTAATCCATCAGCATCTAACTCCGGAAATCAG GGTTTTGATGATCCATTTGGTGATGGTCCATTTAAAGCTTTCCCTTCAGGGGATGCTGCCTCAGCTCAGCAACAAATATCGACTCCCGCGACTACTTTCCAGGCTACAATGAGCCAAATTATGGAAGCATCTCAGCCACCTTCTGTAAAATCTGAGATTGTCACAGGCTTTGACTTCGGGGAATCATTCTCTGCCAGTGCTTACTCCACTCTCAATGCCTCAAACAGTCAACCTCCCTCAGGAAATTCACTGTTTTTGCCTCAAGATTTGTCGGATCCAAATCAGGAAGATGATATATTGGCAGAAATCCTTCCACCCTCTGGACCTGCAAATGATGTAGCTTCACATACAGTCTTTTCAGCACCATCCAGCCAATCATCACTACCTGTAGCTACTTATGGCCAGCATGCACAATCAGGTGCTAATATGTACCAACCCGCGCAGCCAAGTGCGAATCCATATGGCCAGCTTGCTCAGCCCAGTGCTAATCCATATGGCCAAAATGGGCAACCAAGTGCTAATCCCTATGGCCAGCCTGCGCAGCCCAGTGCTAATCCATATGGCCAAAATGGGCAACCAAGTGCTAATCCCTATGGCCAGCCTGCGCAGCCCAGTGCTAACCCATATGGCCAAAATGGGCACTCAAGTGCTAATCCCTATGGCCAGCCTGTGCAGCCCAGTGCTAACCCATACAGCCAAAACGGGCAGCCAAGTGCTAATCCCTATGGCCTGCCTGCGCAACCCAGTGCAAACCCATATGGCCAGTCAAGTGCTAATCCCTATGGCCAGCCAACACAACCAAATGCTATTCCTTATGGTCAATCTGCACAACCAAATGCTAATCCGTATGGTCAACCTGCACAACCAAATGCTAATCCATACAGCCAACCTGTACAGGTACATGCTAATCCATATGGCCAACCTGCTCAGCCGAATGCTAATCCATACAGCCAGCCTACACAGCCGAATGCTAATCCATACAGCCAGCCTACACAGCCGAATGCTAATCCATACGGCCAACCTGTACAGCCAAGTGCTAATCCATATGCCCAACCCACACAGTCTGTATCTGCAGCCCCTCAAATTCCAGGATCTGCTGCTCAGAGCAGCAATGGGAGCTTAATGATAGGTTCTAATGGTCCTCTCTGTTCACAAATGGCTGCTCAACCTCCAAGTCCTGCTGCACCAGCTACTCAGTTTAACACTGGAAGCTTTATTTCACAGCAGGGTTCTGCTGTGCCAGTTGAGTCGCAGAGTGCTCCTCAAACCACAAACGATTCAGGTGCACATAATAACAGTGATGTCCTGGGAGGCTTTTTTTCACAACCAGGATCGAACACTTCAGTGGCGCCACAGACTGCTACTCCCTCATCAATAGGAGCACTTGCTATAGTTCCGCAACCCTCGAAGGATAAATTTGAGCCCAAGTCAGCAGTTTGGGCTGATACATTGAGCAGAGGACTGGTCAATTTGAATATATCTGGAC CTAAAACAAACCCACTGTCTGATATTGGAGTTGACTTTGATGCTATTAATCGGAAGGAAAAGAGGTTGGAAAAGCCTGCCCCAACTGCAGTAACGTCTACTGTCACAATGGGTAAAGCTATGGGATCTGGTTCTGGAATTGGCCGTGCTGGTGCTAGTGTTCTCAGAGCTCCAGCAAATCCTATGGTGGGTTCCGGCATGGGTATGGGAATGGGTGGTGGTCCTGTTGGAGGTGTTGGCATGAGAGGCTACGGTGGTATGAATCAACAACCTATGGGCATGGGAATGGGGATGAACATGGGTATGAACCCAGGCATGGGGATGAACAACATGGGCATGAATCCAGGCATGGGGATGAGCAATATGGGCATGAATCCAGGCATGGGGATGAGCAATATGGGCATGAATCCAGGCATGGGGATGAGCAGTATGGGCATGAATCAAGGCATGGGGATGAACATGGGCATGAATCCAGGCATGGGGATGAACAACATGGGCATGAATCGAGGCATGGAGATGAACAATATAGGCATGAGCGCAGGCATGGGGATGAACATGGGAATGGGGCAGGCAACCCACATGCAATCACAAAGTGGGATGCCTGGCGGTTACAACCCTATGATGGGTTCCAGTGCCTACTCTCAACAGCCACATGGTGGTGATGGTGGTTACCGGTGA